One window from the genome of Eucalyptus grandis isolate ANBG69807.140 chromosome 7, ASM1654582v1, whole genome shotgun sequence encodes:
- the LOC104453818 gene encoding uncharacterized protein LOC104453818, with protein sequence MKMMGSPSIGSSKRRLSSRGLGGALREQKAKLYIIRRCVVMLLCWHD encoded by the coding sequence ATGAAGATGATGGGCAGCCCAAGCATTGGAAGCTCCAAGAGGAGGCTATCGAGCAGAGGGCTTGGTGGGGCTCTCAGAGAACAGAAGGCCAAGCTCTACATCATCAGGAGATGTGTGGTCATGCTCCTTTGTTGGCATGACTGA
- the LOC104453819 gene encoding SUPPRESSOR OF GAMMA RESPONSE 1 — protein MAGPSWLVDSHRIATKIRSASGASDPEKVKWKSNPTRACPNCQHVIDNSDVAKQWPGLPTGVKFDPSDSEIMHHLLAKAGFEGLKSHPFIEEFIPTVDEDDGICYTHPRNLPGVKQDGSVAHFFHRAIKAYNTGTRKRRKILGDDFGDVRWHKTGKTKPVMVDGIQKGWKKIMVLYTNLVRGGKSEKTNWKMHQYHLGTEEDEKDGEFVISKIFYDHQQQQLDQGEKNEQNNRERVDATTMKADPVSPKSATPNPPRTERRSCDSDPVQDSACGGPLAQHVETQCADLDGPLEIENPEHREQTISAPEMMVDGDQQAEEESKWWDSESQNLLDSQQLVEGLSLCDEFLQSQSPNRDDINHHVESKKRILLSDYAKLGPEDLKKDLEECHNLALDPANIELDTPPDFRLSQLEFGSQDSFLAWGGSKVVD, from the exons ATGGCTGG ACCATCCTGGCTGGTGGACAGTCATAGAATTGCAACAAAAATCAGGAGTGCTTCTGGTGCTTCTGATCCTGAGAAAGTAAAATGGAAAAGTAATCCAACTAGAGCCTGTCCAAATTGCCAACATGTCATTGATAACAGTGAT GTTGCAAAGCAGTGGCCAGGATTACCCACGGGTGTGAAGTTTGATCCATCTGACTCAGAAATAATGCATCATTTGCTTGCGAAAGCTGGGTTTGAAGGTTTGAAATCCCATCCTTTTATCGAGGAGTTTATACCTACTGTTGATGAAGATGATGGGATCTGTTATACGCATCCTCGGAATTTACCAG GTGTTAAACAAGATGGAAGTGTGGCTCACTTCTTTCACCGGGCCATTAAGGCTTACAATACTGGGACTAGAAAGCGTCGAAAGATTCTTGGCGATGATTTTGGTGATGTTCGTTGGCATAAGACGGGCAAGACTAAACCTGTCATGGTTGATGGCATTCAAAAGGGGTGGAAAAAGATAATGGTCTTGTACACGAATCTGGTCAGGGgaggaaaatctgaaaaaacTAATTGGAAGATGCACCAGTATCATCTAGGAACTGAAGAGGATGAGAAGGATGGAGAGTTTGTGATATCTAAAATTTTCTATGATCATCAGCAGCAACAGCTCGATCAAGgtgaaaaaaatgaacagaataATCGGGAAAGAGTTGATGCTACAACAATGAAAGCAGATCCAGTGAGTCCAAAGTCTGCGACGCCCAACCCACCTCGTACGGAGAGGCGATCTTGTGATTCTGATCCGGTTCAGGATTCTGCTTGTGGAGGCCCCCTTGCTCAG CATGTTGAGACACAGTGTGCGGATCTTGATGGTCCACTGGAAATAGAAAATCCCGAGCATCGTGAGCAAACCATTTCTGCTCCAGAAATGATGGTAGATGGTGATCAACAGGCTGAGGAAGAGTCAAAATGGTGGGACAGTGAGTCACAGAATCTACTGGATTCACAACAGCTTGTGGAGGGATTGTCCTTATGTGACGAGTTTCTTCAATCTCAATCTCCTAATAGAGATGACATAAACCACCATGTGGAGTCAAAAAAAAGAATCCTTCTTTCTGATTATGCTAAATTAGGACCTGAAGACTTGAAGAAGGATCTGGAGGAGTGCCACAATCTGGCACTTGATCCAGCAAATATTGAGCTTGATACCCCTCCTGATTTTCGATTGAGCCAGCTG GAATTTGGATCACAGGATAGCTTTCTTGCTTGGGGCGGGAGCAAGGTGGTTGACTAG
- the LOC104453821 gene encoding transcription factor bHLH30, with amino-acid sequence MSGKIEEDQGECSQTINNFHNTPHHLQDHYHHQQQLLLQMHHHHQNDHTFGGAVFHPDFQVPPSVLPWPLPQPHPAFHPVREPDPFLLPPPPPLPPSPYGGFFNRRAPPLQFAYDGGPASDHLRILSDALAAGAAGHPGATGAVAPFGLQAELGKMTAQEIMDAKALAASKSHSEAERRRRERINNHLAKLRSLLPSTTKTDKASLLAEVIQHVKELKRQTSLIAETSPIPTETDELTVDTSDEEVDGKLVIKASLCCEDRSDLLPDLIKTLKALRLRTLKAEITTLGGRVRNVLFVTGDHDQDLSGDIGEHQEQQQQIQQYSISSIQEALKGVIEKAGGGDESSSGNVKRQRTNVNILEHRSL; translated from the exons ATGagtggaaaaattgaagaagatcaaggagAGTGTTCGCAGACCATCAACAATTTCCACAACACCCCCCACCACCTACAAGATCACTACCACCACCAACAACAGCTGCTCCTCCAGatgcaccaccaccaccagaaCGACCACACTTTTGGCGGCGCAGTCTTCCACCCGGACTTCCAAGTCCCACCGTCCGTCCTCCCATGGCCCCTCCCACAGCCCCACCCAGCCTTCCACCCTGTCCGCGAGCCTGAccccttcctcctccctcccccgCCGCCTTTGCCACCTTCGCCCTACGGCGGCTTCTTCAACCGAAGGGCCCCTCCCTTGCAATTCGCCTATGACGGCGGCCCAGCTTCGGACCATCTGAGGATCCTATCGGACGCCCTTGCTGCGGGCGCAGCGGGTCATCCAGGTGCCACTGGCGCCGTGGCGCCGTTTGGTCTCCAAGCCGAGTTGGGGAAGATGACGGCCCAAGAGATAATGGACGCCAAAGCCCTGGCCGCCTCGAAGAGCCACAGCGAGGCCGAGAGGAGGAGGCGAGAGAGGATCAACAACCACCTCGCTAAGCTGCGCAGCTTACTTCCCAGCACCACCAAA ACGGATAAGGCGTCATTGCTAGCGGAAGTGATCCAGCACGTGAAGGAGCTGAAGCGCCAGACGTCCCTGATCGCGGAGACGAGCCCGATCCCGACCGAGACCGACGAGCTCACCGTGGACACATCGGATGAAGAGGTCGACGGCAAACTCGTGATCAAGGCATCGCTGTGCTGCGAGGACCGGTCTGACCTCTTGCCCGACCTCATCAAGACCCTGAAGGCATTGCGGCTGAGAACACTGAAGGCTGAAATCACCACGCTTGGCGGGCGCGTGAGGAATGTCTTGTTCGTCACCGGCGATCATGATCAGGACTTGAGCGGCGACATTGGAGAGCACCAAGAACAGCAGCAACAAATACAACAGTACTCGATAAGTTCAATACAGGAGGCACTCAAAGGGGTGATAGAGAAAGCTGGTGGGGGCGACGAGTCCTCTTCTGGGAATGTTAAGAGGCAAAGGACTAACGTCAATATCCTCGAACACAGGTCTCTCTAA
- the LOC104453820 gene encoding transcriptional repressor ILP1, with amino-acid sequence MSSSRAKNFRRRAGDDEDDDDESNGAAAIATKIPSKSTAAVTKVPPKPKKPQAPKLLSFADDEGNNETQPRSRSKPSSRPSKPLSSSSSHKISSLKDRQLPATPLPSNVFPQAGTYTKEALRELQKNTRTLASSSSSRYAAASESKPDPKPEPVIVLKGLVKPDAVEQTLKQVDELSSDEEEGERGKVLEEKREGLYRDDAERRLAAIGIAKGQDSSGSSFPDQAMINAIRAKRERLRKSRAAAPDYISLDGGSNHGAAEGLSDEEPEFQGRIAMFGEKIEGGKKGVFESFDDKAVDAPLRKGTELEDDEDEEEKIWEEEQFRKGLGKRMDDGTTRGVTSTSNISAVPVVPNVQQPQKYAYTASAAGYGPAPSIGAAAPPPPSIGGAMVAGQGLDVMSIPQQAELAMKALCDNARRLEESHIKTMSSLAKTDENLSSSLLNITALEKSLSAAGEKYIFMQKLRDYISVICKFLQDKAPYIEELEEQMQKLNEERAATLLERRLADNDDEMVEIEVAVNAAMLVFKKGDSSAATIAAAQSAGQAAVAAMREQNNVPVKLDEFGRDMNLQKRMDMTRRAEARQRRKARFDSKRSSSMELDAHQKIEGESSTDESDSESRAYKSNRDLLLQTADQIFDDTAEEYAQLSEVKQQFEKWKRDYSSSYRDAYMSLSVPNIFSPYVRLELLKWDPLHEDSDFFEMKWHSLLFDYGLPQDGSDFAPDDADSNLVPGLVEKVALPILHHEIAHSWDMLSTRETKHAVAATTLVTNYVPASSEGLAELLVAVRTRLADAVAKLTVPTWSPLVMKAVPGAARLAAYRFGVSVRLLRNICLWKEILALPVLEKLALDELLGGKILPHVRSIRSDIHDAVTRTERIITSLSGLWAGRSMSGDRSHKLQPLVDYVLSLGKNLHKKHMFGGTEGETSGLARRIKRMLVELNEYDNAREIVRTFHLKEAL; translated from the exons ATGAGCTCCTCCCGAGCCAAAAACTTCCGCCGCCGTGCCGGCGATGATGAAGACGATGATGACGAATCAAACGGAGCTGCTGCCATAGCCACGAAGATCCCATCAAAATCCACTGCTGCAGTCACCAAAGTTCCTCCTAAACCTAAGAAACCCCAAGCCCCGAAGCTTCTCAGCTTCGCTGACGATGAAGGCAACAATGAAACCCAGCCTCGCTCTCGCTCCAAACCCTCTTCTCGCCCCAGCAAACCTTtgtcctcctcttcttctcacaaAATATCTTCCCTCAAGGACCGCCAATTGCCTGCCACTCCTTTGCCTTCAAATGTCTTTCCTCAAGCTGGCACTTACACTAAAGAAGCCCTGCGCGAGCTTCAAAAAAACACGAGGACCCTCGCTTCATCAAGCAGCTCTCGCTATGCTGCGGCATCGGAATCCAAGCCCGACCCTAAACCTGAACCAGTCATTGTTTTGAAGGGTCTCGTGAAACCCGATGCTGTTGAACAAACATTGAAGCAAGTGGATGAATTGAGCTCTGATGAGGAAGAGGGTGAAAGGGGAAAGGTGTTGGAGGAGAAAAGGGAAGGTTTGTATAGAGATGATGCAGAGAGACGGTTGGCTGCGATTGGAATCGCGAAGGGGCAGGATTCGTCTGGTTCGTCGTTTCCTGATCAGGCAATGATAAATGCGATAAGGGCAAAGAGAGAACGACTGAGGAAATCGCGGGCAGCTGCACCGGACTATATTTCACTTGATGGAGGGAGTAATCACGGTGCGGCTGAGGGTTTGAGCGATGAGGAGCCAGAGTTTCAGGGACGGATCGCGATGTTCGGAGAGAAGATTGAGGGTGGAAAGAAGGGTGTTTTTGAGAGTTTCGATGATAAGGCGGTGGATGCACCCTTGAGAAAAGGGACTGAGCTTGAGGAcgatgaagatgaggaggaaaAAATATGGGAAGAGGAGCAGTTTAGGAAGGGATTAGGGAAGAGAATGGATGATGGAACTACCAGGGGAGTAACCAGTACTAGTAACATTAGTGCTGTTCCTGTAGTGCCTAATGTGCAGCAGCCACAGAAGTATGCATATACAGCTTCTGCAGCTGGTTATGGTCCTGCACCAAGCATTGGGGcagctgctcctcctcctccaagcaTAGGAGGGGCAATGGTTGCCGGGCAGGGGTTGGATGTTATGTCGATTCCACAGCAGGCTGAGCTTGCTATGAAGGCTTTGTGCGATAATGCAAGGAGGCTGGAG GAATCACATATCAAAACCATGTCATCTTTGGCAAAGACTGATGAGAATTTGTCTTCCTCATTGTTGAATATTACTGCACTTGAGAAGTCCCTATCTGCTGCTGGTGAGAAGTACATCTTTATGCAAAAGCTTCGTGACTATATTTCTGTTATATGTAAGTTCTTGCAG GATAAAGCTCCATATATTGAAGAACTCGAGGAACAGATGCAGAAATTAAATGAAGAACGTGCTGCAACTTTATTGGAAAGAAGATTGgctgataatgatgatgaaatGGTGGAGATAGAAGTAGCTGTTAATGCAGCCATGCTGGTATTCAAAAAAGGTGATAGCAGTGCGGCAACAATAGCTGCTGCGCAAAGCGCAGGCCAGGCTGCGGTCGCTGCAATGAGAGAACAAAATAATGTGCCAGTAAAGTTGGATGAGTTTGGTAGAGATATGAACTTGCAGAAACGAATGGATATGACACGGAGAGCTGAGGCCCGTCAACGGAGGAAAGCTCGATTTGATTCCAAGAGATCATCATCAATGGAGTTGGACGCTCATCAGAAAATAGAGGGAGAATCTAGCACTGATGAGAGTGATAGTGAGAGTAGAGCATACAAgtcaaatagagatttattgCTTCAAACCGCTGATCAAATATTTGATGACACTGCTGAGGAATATGCCCAGCTCTCAGAGGTTAAACAGCagtttgaaaaatggaaaagagactATTCTTCGAGCTACCGTGACGCCTACATGTCACTTAGTGTTCCCAATATCTTCTCTCCATATGTTCGGCTGGAACTTTTGAAGTGGGACCCATTACATGAGGATTCTGATTTCTTCGAGATGAAATG GCATTCATTGCTGTTTGATTATGGCCTGCCACAAGATGGAAGCGATTTTGCCCCTGATGATGCTGATTCTAATCTTGTTCCGGGATTGGTAGAGAAGGTTGCACTTCCCATTTTGCATCATGAAATAGCCCATTCCTGGGACATGCTTAGTACGAGAGAGACGAAGCATGCTGTGGCTGCCACAACTTTGGTCACAAATTATGTTCCAGCTTCCAGTGAGGGTCTGGCTGAATTGTTAGTTGCAGTCCGTACTCGCTTGGCAGATGCTGTTGCAAAACTTACC GTGCCAACTTGGAGCCCTCTAGTAATGAAGGCAGTGCCAGGTGCTGCACGGCTGGCAGCATACCGCTTTGGTGTGTCTGTCCGTCTGTTAAGGAACATATGCCTGTGGAAAGAAATCCTGGCATTACCAGTTCTGGAGAAGCTTGCTCTTGATGAGCTTTTAGGTGGGAAAATCTTGCCTCATGTTCGGAGCATCAGATCAGATATTCATGACGCAGTGACAAGAACTGAACGGATCATTACATCTTTATCTGGTCTTTGGGCTGGTCGGAGTATGTCTGGTGATCGCAG TCACAAGCTCCAGCCACTGGTTGATTATGTGCTTTCACTGGGAAAGAATCTGCACAAAAAGCACATGTTTGGTGGGACTGAGGGGGAGACCAGTGGGCTTGCCCGAAGGATAAAGAGGATGCTGGTTGAGCTGAATGAGTACGATAATGCTCGGGAAATAGTCAGAACCTTCCATCTCAAGGAGGCATTGTGA